The genomic interval GTGATTATCGAGCTGCCGAAGGAAGAACTGCTCCCCGCGGAATGGCGCAGCGCCCTCGAAGAGAGCCTTGAGTTGGCCTGCCGGGCGGGAGCCCGCACCGGCTACCCCCTGACCGACCTGCGTGTCGAGGCGCGCGAGGTTCCGATCGAAAGCGGCGTGACCACCGAAACCGGTCTCCGCGCCGCCGCCCAGCGCGGCTTGACCATGGCCGCCCGCGATGCCGGAATCCTGCTGCTCGAACCGTTGATGATGCTGGAGATTACCACCCCGGAAGAATTCGCCGGCAAGGTTCTCGGTTCACTGCAGCAGAAACGTGGACAGGTCGAGGGAATGACTCCCCAGGGCGGCATGGAATTGATCCGGGCGCGGGTACCCCTCTCGGAAATGTTCGGCTACATGACCGAACTGCGCAGCGCCACCCGCGGCCGCGGCACCTTCTCGATGGAGTTCTCCCATTTCGACCGGGCCCCCGACGAAACCCAGCAGCGCTTCGGACTGGCCTGAAAGCAGCAGTTCTCTCTCCTCCATCGCGACGGCTCCCATCTGCTCCGAAGAAAACCAATCCTCATGGAATAATACCTGAATCAGTGAGCTCCTTGTCGGCGGATAGCACAAGTCATTGATCTGCCTGAGCTTCCCAAAAATCACCAGCGAACCTATGGGTGCGCTTCAGATTTTTGGAAATCTCATTCAGGCCAAGCACTTGCACTCTCCATCCAACAGAAACTCACTGATTCAGGTAACAGCTACATCGCCTCGCAAACGGAAGATTTCCGGCTATACTTTTCGGTACCACGCACTGCCGTCGCGGGAACACTTCCAGGAGGCGAAACCATGGCTCAACGACACACCGCTCCAACCCTGGTCAATCACATCAAGGCCGTCAAAACCGGTAAGCAACGTTTCGAAAATGCCGTTCAGGGGGTCGCCCGGATGATCCTCGAACAGGATATCGAGAAGGTGGTGGTCAACGGCAAAACGACCTACGATTTCCAGATTTTCCGCCGGGGCGGCAAGCACGTGATCGGCATGTTCGACGAAATCAACAGCTTCGTCTCCTTCGCCAAGGATGCCGCCGAGGGGGGATCATCAGCCGAAATGGCCTTTGTCCTGGTCGGCGAACCGGGCAACGGCAAGACCTTCTTCGTCGAATATCTCTGCGACTGCTACCGGCGGTTCCTGAGTCGCCCCGAGAACCGCAAGCACACCTTCGTTTTCAAGGGAATCGACCGGCTCGGCAGCTACGGCCGACTGAAGAATATCGAGTCCCAGACCTACGAGGACCCGATGATACTGGCCATGAACATCGGTGAAACCCGCGAAGAAAGCCAGGGTTTTCTGGCCGAAAAGGGCGGCTTCAGCGACACCGAGATCGACCAGTTCTACGCCGCCTACCGCCCGCTGGGAGCCTGCAGCGAGTACATCTGGAACGACATCCGCCGCCACACCGACGGCAAACTCGACGAAATGCTCAAGTTTATCGAGATCGTTCCGGTACCGATGACCGAAAGCCTCGGCACCCTGACCGGTAAATACTCGGCCAAGGACAAGATCACCTCCTCGGCCGTCGACCTGCTCGGCGAGGAATCGATCCAGCGGCTGCTGCACATCACCGACACCAACAACCCCTACCGCTTCGACCTGCGGCGCGGGGCCCTGGCGCGTGTGGCCGGCGGCGGCATCCATTTCTCCGACGAAATCTTCAAGAACAAGAAAGACCTGGTCCAGGTCTACCTCGGGGTGATCCAGAACCGCACCATCGAAATCGACGGCTACAAATGGCCGATCGACACCCTGATCATCGCCACCAGCAACAACTCCGAGTTCAACCGTTTCCTGGCTGAAAAGGAAGAGGCGCCGATCGTCGACCGCTGCCGGGTCTGCTACGTCTCGCACAACACCGATTACCGCCGCCAGGCCGAGCTGACCACCTACGCTATCGGCTCGCAGACCAAGACGACTCTGACCAAGGAGGATCTGCACCAGGATCCGAACCTGAACTATGCCATCTCGGCAGCCGTGGTCCTCTCCCGGCTGCCGCGCTCAGAGAAGCTGACCCCGATCGAAACCATGAAACTGGCCGCCGGCGAAGTGGCCGGGGAAAAGAGCATCAAGACCCTGGCCGAGGTGATCGACACTCTCAACCAGAACCCCGACATCACCAAGCGTTTCGGCCAGAAAGGACTCGGCCAGCGCAACCTCGGCCGTGCCGTACAACTGCTCGGTGAAAGTTCCGAGACCAACGAAGGCCGTTGCATGGTCGCCATCGACATCTTCCCGGCCCTGGAACGAGTGGTGCTCGATTATGTCTCCGACGCCAATGACCGCGCCAAGTACCTGGAAGATCTCAAGATCGCCCGCAGCCTCTACCGTGAACGGGTGATGACCGAAATGTTCAACGCCTACATGGACGAACCGCTGGCGATCCGCAAGGACGTGTTGAACTATGTCAACATGATCATCGGCATCGATGCCGAGAACCTCGGTCCGGACAAGATGTGGAAATACAAGGACCCGCAGAGCGGCGAGCTGCGGGCGCTGAAAATTGATGAGCGCTTCATCAAGAGCGTCGAGGAGCTGCTGGGGCTGAAGACCGAGGAACAGCGGGAGACCTTCCGCACCGCGATCCGCAAGATCTACGGGCAGAAGATTTCGCTCGATCCCAACTACGACTTCATGGACAACCTCGAACTGGTCAAGGCGGTCACCGACGTGCGCCTGAAATCGGACATCGCCGGCGCCGGCAGCCTGGTCGGGGCGCTGGCCAACCGTACCAACGAAGAGAACCAGAAACTCTATGACCGGATGATCAGCACCATGCTCGACAAGCTCGGCTACTGTCGAACCTGCGCGCAGAAGACCATCGAGTACTTCTGCACCCAGGAGGATGAATCCTGAACCCCGATCCGGGGCGGAAAGATGTTCGCATGAAACGGGATCTATGGCACCGCTACCAGCAACTGCGCCGCCGCGGGCTGAACGCGCGGCAGGAGGAGATGATCCGGCGCGAAATCGAGGATGACGGCGAACACGGTCTGCCGTCTCTCCCCGAGGCGACGGTCCCCTTTCCCGAAAATCTCTACGCCTGGCAGGACCTGGCCATGTTGCAGAGCATCGGGTACCCGAGTGGTGGTTACGTCACCCGCATCCGCTCCCTCGATGACCTGCTGGAACGGGACCGCCAACGCGAAGAGGATGGGTTCCCGCGGAAAATCCGTGTCGGCCGCATGATCCGGCCGGGACGCGGCGATGACGACAAGGTGGTGGTGGTGCCGACCACCGTCGAGGAAAAATTCCTCCACGACCCCAGCATCCAGCAGGAACAGCAGGGCTCGGGATCAGGGGGGTCCGGCGAAGGCGAAGAGGGTGAAGTGATCGGCGAACAGCCGGTCCGCCAGGGGGGCGAAGGCTCCGGCCAGGCCGGCCAGGGCAGCGGCGGCGCCCATGAACTCGAATCGAGCGCCTATGACCTCGGCCGCATCCTCACCGAACAGTTCCAGTTGCCCAACCTCAAGGACAAAGGCAAGAAACGGTCCCTGACCCGCTACACCTACGACCTGACCGACAAGAACCGCGGTTTCGGCCAGGTCCTCGACAAGAAAGCGACCCTGCGCCGCATCCTTGAAACCAATATCGGCCTGGGACGGGTGCCTGATGTCGGCGACATCGACCCGGCCGACTTCATCATCGCTCCCAACGACAAGATCTACCGCATCCTCTCCCGGGAGAAGGACTACGAATCGCAGGCGGTGGTCTTCTTCGTCCGCGACTACTCCGGCTCGATGGGCGGCAAAGCGACCGAACTGGTCTGTACCCAGCACGTGCTGATCTACAGCTGGCTGCTCTACCAGTACCAGCGCCAGGTCGAGACCCGTTTCATCCTTCACGACACCACGGCCAAGGAAGTCGAGGATTTCTACACCTACTACAACTCCAAGGTCGCCGGCGGCACCGAGGTCGCTTCGGCCTACCGCCTGGTCAACGACATCGTCGAGCAGGAGAGCCTGGCACGCGACTACAATATCTATGTCTTCCACGGCACCGACGGCGACGACTGGGACACCAGCGGAGAAAAGACCATCCCCGAACTGAAACGGATGCTGCGCTACGCCAACCGGGTCGGGATCACCATCGCCGAACATGCCTACACCGACACCGGCAATACCGAAGTCGACAAGTACCTGCGCAAATCGGGCCTGCTCGACGACGCCGTCGACCTGCTGCGCAAGGACACCATGAGCGAGAGCAGCGACGAAAACCGCATCATCGAGGGGATCAAGAAGTTGATATCGGAGTAAGGCGCAAGGCGCAAGGCGCAAGGCGCAAGGCGCAAGGCGCAAGGCGCAAGGCGCAAGGCGCAAGGCGCAAGGCGCAAGGCGCAAGGAAAGTGGGCATTAAAAACTGGAATTTCTCAAGCAGAAAGGCAATTGGAGCGAGGATTTTTCGTCGAATCAAGGAAGGTGAGAGGGTGAAGGAGGCGTAGCGGAAGCTACGTCGACACAAACCGCGCACAGGCAACGCAAGGAATCGTTCACTCTAGAAGAAAGGTCACAGGAGCGAGGATTTTTTCGTGAGATCAAGGCGCCGAGCACGGATCAAGGAGGCGTAGCGGAAGCTACGTTGACGCGGACCGCGCACTGGCAACACAAGGAATTGTTCACTCTAGAAGAAAGGTCACAGGAGCGAGGGATTTTTCGTCGAATCAAGGAAGGTGAGAGAGGGTGAAGGAGGCGTAGCGGAAGCTACGTCGAGAAGCCCGAGCGATGCCTGACGCAGAGTCGGCGGAAAAGAACCGCTCCCCGGTAGTTATGGAGCTGGTTGATCAGCATACAAAATCAATCATGGAAGGTTGCAAGCAGCGCGCCCGCGATGCCGGTCTGAGCTTTCAGGACGAGTCCCTGGAGTACATTGTCACCAACCGGGATCTGCTCGACCTGACGCCGAAAAACATGATCCCGACCCTCTACGACTACTGGGTGCATGATGTCGAGGTGCTGCGCGAACGGGGCCGGTATGAACTCTATCCCAACAACCCCTTCGAGACGGTGATCAACACCCGCCCGGCGATCTCCTTCTACAACGACAACAACCCGGACTGGCTGAACGTGATGATCTTCTATCACGTGCTGGCGCATATCGACTTCTTCCAGAACAATCACTTCTTCCGCCATACCTGGGACTACGACTTCACCAGCCAGGCGCTGGCCGACAAGCGGCTGATCGCCTCGCTGCGCGCCCGGCACGGCCGCTGGGTCGACTACGTGATTGAATTCGCCCGCGGTATCGACAACCTGGTCGATTACCACGGGCTGCTCTCCCGCCGCCACCGCACTGCAGTCAATCAGCCCTCGCCCAAGGTCAATTTCTATTTCGATGTCTTCCTGCAGCAGATTCAGAAGATGAAAACCAGCGCCTTCATGGAAGAGATCGAACGTTTCAACACCTGCATCCGCGACTGCGGCGAGATGTGCGAAGAGACCTTTTTCGCCGACACCGCCAAAACCTATCCCGAATTTGAAGCCATCTACCAGAAACAGGGGGACAAGAGTCCGGTACAGAAGCAGGATCTGCTCCTCTACCTGCTGGAGAACTCCGAGTTCCTCAACCGCGATGAAAACAAGTGGATGCAGTCGATCCTGCACGTGGTACGCAAAACCAGTCTCTACTTTCAACCGCAGATCCGCACCAAGATCATGAATGAAGGCTGGGCCAGCTACTGGCACGAAAAGCTGTTCCTCGCCGATGACCGGATTTGCAGCCACGAGGTCGAGTTTGCCCGAGTCAACGCCAAGGTCACCTCCCTGCCGCGGGTCGGCATAAACCCCTATGCTCTCGGCCTGCGCCTGTTTCAGGACATCGAACAACGGGCCGACAAGGGGCAGCTGAGCTGGGAGTTTCAGCAACTGGCCGACCAGCAGCAGCGCCGCGATTACGACCGCAAACTCGGCAGGGGACGTGAAAGCATCTTCACCCTGCGTGAAAACTACTGCGACTTCATGTTCATCAACCAGTTCGTCGACCAGGATTTCGTTGACCATCACCAGCTGTTCGTCACCGAGAAAACCCTCAATCAGCAGCGCATGGTATGGGAATACCGGGTCGGCAGCCGCCGTGCCGAAGACTACCGTCAGATGCTGCTGGCGTCCCTTTACCATCCGCCGCACATCGTAATCAACAACGACAACGGCGACGGCACCCTGCGCCTCAAGCATACTTTCGAAGGCAAGCAACTGGTACGGGACTACATCACTGGAACCATGCTCGGGCTGGAGTACCTGTGGGGCAATCCGGTCGAACTGGAAACCCACGAAGCGAGCCCGGCCCCCCCGGCCGAGGCGGGCAAACCGCGGGAGATCAAATGGCAGCGGGTCCGCTACCGGATGCACAACCGGGAACTGAAACGCGAAACGATGGGGACCGTATGAAAAAAATCGAACAGGCCCTGGCCAACATCAGTCGACACCAGGATCTGCGCGATCAGGAGCGCACCATCCCCTTCGCGGAATACCTGGAGATCCTGACCCGTAATCCAGAGCAGACGATGCGCAACATCTTTCAGCTGTTCCATGATCTGCTCAAATCACATGTCGAAGTAGGGCAGGATGAATACGCCGACGATCCCGAATCGATCCACTACATGGCCTACGATTGTCGGCGGCTGTTCGCCGAAAATACCGATCGGCCCTTCTTCGCCGACCGCCTGTTCGCCAACCGGCTGATCGACCTGGCCGAAACCTTCAAGCGCAGTACCCAGCAGAACAAGGTCTATATCTTCGAAGGGCCGCACGGCAGCGGCAAAAGCACCTTTCTGAACAACCTGCTGCAGAAATTCGAGAACTACGCCAACAGCAGCGAGGGACGCCGCTATGAGGTTGTCTGGCGGCTCGACCGGGAACTGCTGGGACAATTCGAGGACCACGAAACCAGCCAGCTGCTGAGCCGGCTGTCGCAGATGCTTGACAAGACCTCCCAGCTGCAGAACGAAATCATCCGCAGTCAAAACCGGGAGGGGCAGGCGATCGAGGTGCCCTGCCCAAGCCACGACAGCCCGATCCTGGTGGTTCCCAAAGAGGTACGCCGCTCTTTCATCGACGACCTCTTTGCCAACACCAAGCGCAAGTACAAGGTTTTTACCGAAAAGGAGTACGAGTGGGTTTTCAAGGACCGCTGCTGCACCATCTGCTCCTCCCTCTATCGCGCGTTGCTGAGCAAGCTCGGCAGTCCGGCGGAAGTCTTCAAGCTGATCCATGTCCGTCCCTACCAGTTCAACCGGCGCCTCGGCGAGGGCATCAGCGTCTTCAACCCCGGAGACGCTCCGGCCAAGGAAAACGTCCTCACCAACCCGATCCTGCAGTCACGCATCGACGACCTGCTGCGCGACAGCAACAAGGTACGCTACATCTACTCGCGCTACGCCAAGACCAACAACGGCATCTACGCGCTGATGGATATCAAGTCACACAACCGCGACCGCTTCATCGAACTTCACAACATCATCAGCGAGCGGGTGCACAAGGTCGAAGATATCGAAGAAAATGTAAACTCCCTCTTCATCGCCCTGCTCAACCCCGAGGACCGGAGCAACATCGAAGATTTCCAGTCCTTCACCGACCGCATCGAAACCATCAAGATCCCCTATGTTCTCGACCTGCAGACCGAAGTGGAAATCTATCGCCATATTTTCGGCAAGCATATCGATGAAGGATTTCTGCCGCGGGTGCTGCACAACTTCGCCCGGGTGATCATCGCCACCCGTCTCAATCCAACCTCGAAGGCGATGCTCGACTGGATCGAGAAACCGGACAAGTACGCCCTCTACTGCGACAAGAACCTGCTGCTGCTGAAGATGGAAATCTATACCGGCTACATCCCCGAGTGGATCACCCCGGAAGACCGCCGACGACTGACCGCCAAGCGCCGTCGACGCATTATCGCCGAATCGGAACAGGAAGGCTTCAAGGGCATCTCCGGCCGTGATTCACTGCGTATCTTCAACGACCTTTTCTCGACCTACGCCCGCAAGGACCAGCTGATCGACATGACCATCATCCGGCGCTTCTTCACCAAAATTCACAAGGAACTGAGCGAAGCCCTGCCGGAGGGCTTCATGGAGTCGTTACTGTCGATGTACGACTACACGGTGCTGCAGGAGGTCAAGGAATCGCTCTACTACTACAACGAGGAGCAGATCTCGCGCGATATCCAGAACTACCTGTTCGCTCTCAACTACGAGATCGGCAGCAAGGCGACCAACCGCTTTACCGGAGAGCGTCTCGAAATCAGTGAGGATTTTCTGCGCACCATCGAAAATCGCCTGCTGGAGAGCGACGCCGATGCCGAAACGCGTGCCCGCTTCCGCCGCGAAACACAGAAAGAATACACCGCCCGCACCCTCACCCAGGAGATTCTCGCCGAGGGCAAGGCGTTCAGCGAGACCGAACTCTACGGTCGACTGCACGAACGCTATGTCGCCAAGTTGAAGGAGCAGGCCCTTGATCCGTTTCTGGACAACGAGAATTTCCGTCGCGCAATCAAAGATTTCGAGCGTGAGGCGTTTAAAACTTATGACCGCAGGATCCGTGACGATGTCAGCTACCTGATGAGCAATCTCTGTCAGCGGCATCAATACTCGAAAAAGGGCGCCCGCGAAGTCTGCATGTACGTCATCGACAATCAGCTGGCACATAAATTCACCCGCAGCTGAGAAGAGGATTAAACGCGCCAACTATCCGACAGCCAAGCGGAAAAACATTTATCCGACAACTGCGGTTGGTGTATCCTGTGGCCGTTGTGAGCGCAAACCGCGCTGGAAGCAAAACTGCAATCGCCGGAGGCTGTCATGGCGGAGAACACTCCGCAAAATCTTGATTTCGATACCAAGATCCTGTCGAAATTCATCTACGCGCTGAACATTTCCCGGCAGCATTGCCTGGCCTACCCCGCCGGCCATCCGCAGATTCAAAAATCCGCCGAACAGCTGATCAGCCTGCTGCGGCAACTGCTCGAATTCCGCGACGCCCTGACCCTCGGCATCACCCGCCGCTCGCTGCTGGTCCATGGATCGGCCCTCGATCAACGCAACGCTGTCTACCGTAAACTGGCCAACGAACTTTTCAACCTCGGACTTGCCGGACTGACCTTCCGGCGCGGGCTGGAGCACGACGAGCTGCTGCGTTTCCAGGAGCTGAGCGTCCAGCGGCCCGAGGACCTGGCGGAACGGGGCGGCCTGGTTGAAATCTGCCGTGATCTCGATCTGCCGCACCTCAACCTCACCTTCATCGACTACAACTCCTTCAGCGTCACCGACGAAGATGAAATCGGGTCCAGCGACGCCCTCCTCGAAGAAGAGAAGTCCGAATCGCTCTGGGACCGTTTTGTCAGCGGACTGATCGCGGGCGATCTCAGCCCCGACGGTGACCTGAAGAGGAACGCCACCGTCGATCCGGCCCTGGTCGCCGAATACCTCAGTCGTCGCCGTGAGGGAGCGGACCAGGAAGAGGTGCTGGCCAGCTACGAACAGACCATCACCTCCTTTCTGCAGGAACTCGATCTTGAAGGCCGCAGCCAGAGTTACCGTACCGAAGCCCTCGGCAAGCTCGGCAGCTTCGTCGACGGTCTCAGCCCCGAACTGCGCCGCCAGTTTCTCTCCAGCACCTTCAATACTCTCGGCGCGCAGAACGAACTGGCCGAAGAGGTGCTGACTCACCTCTCCAGCGATGCCCTGTTCTCCGCCCTTGAGGATGTCAACGAGAAACGCCTGACCATCCCGCCGACCATCATGAACCTGCTCGGCAAACTCTCCCAGCACACCTCGAAGGAAACCGAACAGGTCGGAGAAGCGATCTCCAGTGCCGAACTGGGAGAACACCTGCGTTCGCTGTTCCGTGAAGACGATCCCGACCGCTTCATTCCCGGCACCTATCAGCACCTGCTGCACAGCATCGTCTCCATGGATGATATCCCGCCCCTGGAGGGCAGGGCGGTCGAAGAACTGCGCGCGGAAATTTCCGCCGAGCCGGTCGACAGTCAGGTCTGCAACGTGGTCATCGACCTGCTGGGAAACGAGGAGGGCAGCGAACAGGACCGGGAAGAACTGCGGCAGATCCTGTTGGAACTGTTGAGATATTTTCTCGAAACCGGCCAATTCGACTACCTGGTCGGCCTGCAGAGGGGACCGAACCGGTCGGCAAAATGCAACGGCAGCACCGATCTGACCAAACTACTGGCCGACAACAGTTTTCTCGAAGAGATCCTCGCCGCCATGAGCATCTGGGGCAAGGACAAGTTCGCTGCCATCACCGAATTGATCCGCAAGATCGGGACACCTTTCATCGAACCGCTGATCAACCGCATGGCGGTCGAAAAACGGATGTCGCTGCGCCGCTACTATCTCGATCGACTGGAAGAAATGGGGGATGCCATTCGTGAACCGGTGATGCTGCACCTGCGCGACAGCCGCTGGTACGTGGTCCGCAACCTGGTCGCTCTGCTGCGGCGGCTCAACGACCCGGTCACCCTGCACGGCATCCGGTCCCTGATCAACCATCCGCACCCGAAAGTCCGGGTCGAGGTTTTCAAAACCCTGCGCCAGTTCAACGATCCCCAGGCCAACCTGTACCTCGCCCGGGAACTGGACAGCGGTGACCGCGACCGTCAATGGCAAGCGATACGCCAGCTCGACGGCAGTTTCAACCCGGAGCTGTTCGACAGCCTGTTGCGACTGCTGGAAATCAAAGACCAGTCCGCCGACGGGTTCGCCCTGAAAACGGCCGTAGTTGATGCTCTCGAACCGTTCGGCAATCCCGCGGCCCTGCCGGTTCTGGAACGGGTTCTGCAGACCCGGAGCCTGCTGCACGGCGGTCGCTGGCTGCGCCTCAAGCAGCACATCATCCTCTCCCTCCGCAGTTATCCCCATAAAGAGGTCGGGGAAATTCTCGAGCTGCTGGCGGCCGGCGGCGGTGACCTCGGAGAACAGGCGGACGCACTGCTCAAGACCCTGCAGCGGAGGACGTCATGAGCCGCTACGACCGTCAGCCGATTCTCGATTTCGTCCGTCATCTTTCCACCGCGATCGCCACCGCGACACTCTACAGCAGCGAGCACCGCCAGGTCACCCGACTCTGCGAACAGGCACGACAGGCACTGCCCCTTTCAAGAACAGGCGACGAAGGAGTCTCACTGCTGTTCGTCGAAGATGAACTGATCGCCCAGCGACACTCCCTGGGCCGCGGCATGTATATCGACCGCCTCGCCCGCCAACTGCGTCGGCACGGCATTGCACATATCAAGCTGTTGCCCGGGCTCGAAACAGAAGAGATCCTCGATCTGGTGAGCCAGTTGGTCAACGCCCGCCGTGACGCGGTCATCAGGGCCGGTGAGCATCTGCGGCTGGGACGGGTCGAGCTGCGTTATACCCACAAGGAGGATGGGGAACGCCAACCTGGCGATGAAATCGATGAAAGCAATTTCCGTATTGAAGACCTGCAGGAAGCCTCCGGCCTGGAAGGGATTGAGGAAGTTGACGCCGAAGAGCTGGCACGTTTCGCTGAAATCTGTGAAGCGGT from Geothermobacter hydrogeniphilus carries:
- a CDS encoding serine protein kinase, producing MAQRHTAPTLVNHIKAVKTGKQRFENAVQGVARMILEQDIEKVVVNGKTTYDFQIFRRGGKHVIGMFDEINSFVSFAKDAAEGGSSAEMAFVLVGEPGNGKTFFVEYLCDCYRRFLSRPENRKHTFVFKGIDRLGSYGRLKNIESQTYEDPMILAMNIGETREESQGFLAEKGGFSDTEIDQFYAAYRPLGACSEYIWNDIRRHTDGKLDEMLKFIEIVPVPMTESLGTLTGKYSAKDKITSSAVDLLGEESIQRLLHITDTNNPYRFDLRRGALARVAGGGIHFSDEIFKNKKDLVQVYLGVIQNRTIEIDGYKWPIDTLIIATSNNSEFNRFLAEKEEAPIVDRCRVCYVSHNTDYRRQAELTTYAIGSQTKTTLTKEDLHQDPNLNYAISAAVVLSRLPRSEKLTPIETMKLAAGEVAGEKSIKTLAEVIDTLNQNPDITKRFGQKGLGQRNLGRAVQLLGESSETNEGRCMVAIDIFPALERVVLDYVSDANDRAKYLEDLKIARSLYRERVMTEMFNAYMDEPLAIRKDVLNYVNMIIGIDAENLGPDKMWKYKDPQSGELRALKIDERFIKSVEELLGLKTEEQRETFRTAIRKIYGQKISLDPNYDFMDNLELVKAVTDVRLKSDIAGAGSLVGALANRTNEENQKLYDRMISTMLDKLGYCRTCAQKTIEYFCTQEDES
- a CDS encoding DUF444 family protein, whose product is MKRDLWHRYQQLRRRGLNARQEEMIRREIEDDGEHGLPSLPEATVPFPENLYAWQDLAMLQSIGYPSGGYVTRIRSLDDLLERDRQREEDGFPRKIRVGRMIRPGRGDDDKVVVVPTTVEEKFLHDPSIQQEQQGSGSGGSGEGEEGEVIGEQPVRQGGEGSGQAGQGSGGAHELESSAYDLGRILTEQFQLPNLKDKGKKRSLTRYTYDLTDKNRGFGQVLDKKATLRRILETNIGLGRVPDVGDIDPADFIIAPNDKIYRILSREKDYESQAVVFFVRDYSGSMGGKATELVCTQHVLIYSWLLYQYQRQVETRFILHDTTAKEVEDFYTYYNSKVAGGTEVASAYRLVNDIVEQESLARDYNIYVFHGTDGDDWDTSGEKTIPELKRMLRYANRVGITIAEHAYTDTGNTEVDKYLRKSGLLDDAVDLLRKDTMSESSDENRIIEGIKKLISE
- a CDS encoding SpoVR family protein; the encoded protein is MELVDQHTKSIMEGCKQRARDAGLSFQDESLEYIVTNRDLLDLTPKNMIPTLYDYWVHDVEVLRERGRYELYPNNPFETVINTRPAISFYNDNNPDWLNVMIFYHVLAHIDFFQNNHFFRHTWDYDFTSQALADKRLIASLRARHGRWVDYVIEFARGIDNLVDYHGLLSRRHRTAVNQPSPKVNFYFDVFLQQIQKMKTSAFMEEIERFNTCIRDCGEMCEETFFADTAKTYPEFEAIYQKQGDKSPVQKQDLLLYLLENSEFLNRDENKWMQSILHVVRKTSLYFQPQIRTKIMNEGWASYWHEKLFLADDRICSHEVEFARVNAKVTSLPRVGINPYALGLRLFQDIEQRADKGQLSWEFQQLADQQQRRDYDRKLGRGRESIFTLRENYCDFMFINQFVDQDFVDHHQLFVTEKTLNQQRMVWEYRVGSRRAEDYRQMLLASLYHPPHIVINNDNGDGTLRLKHTFEGKQLVRDYITGTMLGLEYLWGNPVELETHEASPAPPAEAGKPREIKWQRVRYRMHNRELKRETMGTV
- a CDS encoding serine protein kinase PrkA, whose protein sequence is MKKIEQALANISRHQDLRDQERTIPFAEYLEILTRNPEQTMRNIFQLFHDLLKSHVEVGQDEYADDPESIHYMAYDCRRLFAENTDRPFFADRLFANRLIDLAETFKRSTQQNKVYIFEGPHGSGKSTFLNNLLQKFENYANSSEGRRYEVVWRLDRELLGQFEDHETSQLLSRLSQMLDKTSQLQNEIIRSQNREGQAIEVPCPSHDSPILVVPKEVRRSFIDDLFANTKRKYKVFTEKEYEWVFKDRCCTICSSLYRALLSKLGSPAEVFKLIHVRPYQFNRRLGEGISVFNPGDAPAKENVLTNPILQSRIDDLLRDSNKVRYIYSRYAKTNNGIYALMDIKSHNRDRFIELHNIISERVHKVEDIEENVNSLFIALLNPEDRSNIEDFQSFTDRIETIKIPYVLDLQTEVEIYRHIFGKHIDEGFLPRVLHNFARVIIATRLNPTSKAMLDWIEKPDKYALYCDKNLLLLKMEIYTGYIPEWITPEDRRRLTAKRRRRIIAESEQEGFKGISGRDSLRIFNDLFSTYARKDQLIDMTIIRRFFTKIHKELSEALPEGFMESLLSMYDYTVLQEVKESLYYYNEEQISRDIQNYLFALNYEIGSKATNRFTGERLEISEDFLRTIENRLLESDADAETRARFRRETQKEYTARTLTQEILAEGKAFSETELYGRLHERYVAKLKEQALDPFLDNENFRRAIKDFEREAFKTYDRRIRDDVSYLMSNLCQRHQYSKKGAREVCMYVIDNQLAHKFTRS
- a CDS encoding HEAT repeat domain-containing protein, which gives rise to MAENTPQNLDFDTKILSKFIYALNISRQHCLAYPAGHPQIQKSAEQLISLLRQLLEFRDALTLGITRRSLLVHGSALDQRNAVYRKLANELFNLGLAGLTFRRGLEHDELLRFQELSVQRPEDLAERGGLVEICRDLDLPHLNLTFIDYNSFSVTDEDEIGSSDALLEEEKSESLWDRFVSGLIAGDLSPDGDLKRNATVDPALVAEYLSRRREGADQEEVLASYEQTITSFLQELDLEGRSQSYRTEALGKLGSFVDGLSPELRRQFLSSTFNTLGAQNELAEEVLTHLSSDALFSALEDVNEKRLTIPPTIMNLLGKLSQHTSKETEQVGEAISSAELGEHLRSLFREDDPDRFIPGTYQHLLHSIVSMDDIPPLEGRAVEELRAEISAEPVDSQVCNVVIDLLGNEEGSEQDREELRQILLELLRYFLETGQFDYLVGLQRGPNRSAKCNGSTDLTKLLADNSFLEEILAAMSIWGKDKFAAITELIRKIGTPFIEPLINRMAVEKRMSLRRYYLDRLEEMGDAIREPVMLHLRDSRWYVVRNLVALLRRLNDPVTLHGIRSLINHPHPKVRVEVFKTLRQFNDPQANLYLARELDSGDRDRQWQAIRQLDGSFNPELFDSLLRLLEIKDQSADGFALKTAVVDALEPFGNPAALPVLERVLQTRSLLHGGRWLRLKQHIILSLRSYPHKEVGEILELLAAGGGDLGEQADALLKTLQRRTS